The nucleotide window TCTCGCAAACAACACAGATGATATAGCAACACATACATACAGAGCAATCAAAAACAGAGATAAAGAAGAGAACAtgagatttacgtggttcgacaaGAGTGTCTACGCCCACAGAATCTATGACTGTTTTTACTGTGAGAAATTCCATATGTACAATTGATCTAGGGTTTTCCCTTTATAGCCGGCTATATAGGCaccaaaaaatacaattatactccatactaaaaataatcaatactCATCAATAATACCGTACCATACTCTCGATCAAACTACTGACAGAAACGAGCAGTGATACCACGATTCCCTTTTCTAGAGTATCCATGTGTAAAGGAATTCTTATGCCACTTTATTTAACAAGAATATGTTTGGAAGAATTCCTTACTGAGCCTTTCCACTTCAGGCCATAATATTGGGAGCCAACAATCTGCGAATAAGAGAGTACTGCAACGTAGCATGGTCAAGAGATTGACACGTGTGTGTGAGGGTACTTGAGTTAGGGGCTTTTTTGTTAACGTGCGTGGTCCAAGCCCTTTTAGGCTCTCGTGAGAGCCCACTACGATGGTGCGAGACCATCGGTGGTTGTGGATTTGGTGCTTTTTTAATCTCGACACGACCACTTGGATAGAGTGCACTGAAATGCAGGGAATCTTAGCATATATCCTTCCTTTGTACGTGTCACAAGCCCTACACGtgtgttcttcttttttatgtATGGGCTGAGTTGATCATCAAGCAATCCTGTCCAAGAGTTTCTGGAAATTGAACAAGTGTTTTAATTCACTAAAAGAGAGTATGCCCATTGTTAGACTCAAACGCCCACATTGGTTGGGACAAAGCCAACTAAGTGATTTATATATGGGTAAAGTCCAACTCACTTGCGCTAAGAAAAGGTTTTGTTAcatgttagagcatccacatcagattacctaaacatgaatctGTCTATAAAATACGGAACGATTATAGAGAacttgtcaaaatagagctctgttcccctattttacagaagaTGAACAGTTGTTCCCTAAATCTAGAGaatcactattcacttccctaaacataaaataatatgtttttattactttactctctctactctttctctctctactctttctctttctactctttctctctcctcctctctctcttcaacaACATCTCTTCTTCCCCAGATCATGAAatcaagccaaaaaaaaagagttaaactTCTCCagtttttaataacattaataatattttaaataacattaattgattaaaattaaatataattaatctatttttttaaatgaaattaatttattattttaaatagaagtagtttatattaatagaataaacaaaggaaagagaaagaaatattatttttatgtagtagagaatatgataggtagtctgatgcagtgttggttGGATAGGTAATCTATAAAATAAGGGAAAGTggcattttgtctgtattttagagaatctgttaaaGGAAACTGATGTAAGTGCTCTTAAGATTGAGTTTGCCCATATAAACCACTTGATTGGCTTTGTCCCAACAGATGTAGGACTTTGAGTCATAACATCCATATTATCAAAATCACAAGCCAAAACGTTATATCCTAATCACAGATGTTttccaatcaataaagttttatgcCCACTTTTCTTTATTGGAATTGcatgctagctagctagcttgaTATTTTCCCCTTGATTGATAGCTTAGTTtctaaattttattaatttttcaaaaaaccatGGATAATCACATATCCTTTATTAAATCTTTTAATAAATAGAAGGCGTAATATGGACGAGATGCCTTAATGCTAGACAGGAATCATAGCTTAAAGGTGACTCTTAATTAGTGCAATCTTACGTCTTATGGAACATccaaatattaattaatgtttTGCCGACCTAAAAGGAGTTACTAGTGTGCATGAAAAGTTGTAAAAAATACCAGCCATCCCGTACAAGATAATGATGCCGCCATTCCGTACAAGATAAAGAGATCTAGGGCAAAAGGAAAAGGTGATGGATGAAATTAAGAAAGTATCTATCTTTGATTAGATTCTTTTTGCTGACGTGATTGCATGATCTCTCCATATTAATGCATGCAGCATGCATAACTTGTAGTGAATTGGCATGTCAACTCCacgaaatttcaaattttaaatgatGCGATTGAGGAGAGCCAATGGCCGGCATTTTGCATGAAATACTTACAATGTTATTTCTTAAGAAActtcgtatatgtatatatcaggACATGTCTCTTAAGAGCCAAATCTCACACAATCTAATTGAATGATTATACGTGTGGCTTCAGCAAGCAAATGATTAAAATCAATCAATCTTTAAAATAATAGACAATGAGCCAAGAGACATGGCAAAGGTTTCGGAGGTGGCGATGGTGTGGTCCGGACTTGTCATGGATTGGGGTAGGGGTACGCTTTTATTTTGATAAAGGGTTTAAATCCTAGTACTTCATTCCATAGTAACAAATATTACACTTTAGTGTAACGTTAACAGTTTAAGAATTTACAAATACTAGCAAAGGAATTACAAAACTAAAGAACAAACACTAGGCAACATCGAGATGTACCCGAATAATATTGTCTTAGGCTAAACCCTGACAGACTAAGCAAAAATAgaaagtcaaacaaaacacgtggaTTGGATCAAGATTATTGGATTTCCCTTCGTCAAGAAAGACATATTTTCACCAGATCTAGGAGTCCTATCATTGTATACCAAATATGTGTCGCTAGAATATAACAGCAGAACTATTGTTGTGAAGAATTCATGATAGCTGGATGAGAAGAACTAGATTTCATCTCCATAGAAGACAGACGTGGTGAAAAAATCTTGATACACTATTATTTTAGGGAAGAGTAAcccttaccttttctttttaaaattttcacacaagttttatgaaattttaaaaaataataaatagaaagcGATGAAAGATTTTGATCGTTGTATCATTTATTCCACAATTGaatgttaaaaaaataacatgttGCACAATTTCCATCTAACGGTTTAAAATCATTCAgatttttcatgcattttcttttatgaatttaattttttattcaatataaaaaaaatattatattcaaAATAATTGATACTTATCATTTAATTTGCtaatttaattagttgcacTTCATTTCATGTTCGCAAGTTCCTTGAGAGTTGAGATGCAGGCCCATAACGTTGGACATTCAGGACTTGGACTATGATTTAGTAATGGGCTGTAATTATACATTAACTTTTAACAAAAACCAAAGTCTTTCTGGTACTGGCCCAGCTAGTTATAGCAGACCTCGGGGCCCAAATATTTTGATACAGTCCCAAACATAAACAGAATCAAGTGGACCAtagcatattaaaaaaaataaataaagtggGCGATAGttaacaaaaatgacatgtagcccatgaGAGTCCAACATGTTAAAGCATAGTctagaatttattattttagttctgaattcatttgtttttgaaattccattgaaaaaaacaatggaattaagatttatcctataaaactcatatacaatggatcttgttagaaaacgTTTTATATGtcgattctgaatatgtaattttttaaaaaaatctaacatgtattttgagagttaaaacgttttaaaatttcgtttaagatatTTGGACTCTCATGCGCTACCTAACACTACTGGATAGTTAACGCCCAAACATGTTTTACTTGGCTAAAATAAGGCCATGGAGTCATCAATTTTGTCTACTCAAGGCAGTGAGGCTGGCCAAGTATTATTATTAGCCCATCGCAGTCGGGTCAGAGATTTGGTTTTTGAAACTTGTACGTGCCTCTCACAATTCCAATTTATGGGCATTGAGTAATGTGATTGGCTCAACtagtttttaagttttaaccaaGTTGTACTTCTGTCTTTAATTGACGTCAAACTTTGAATCAAAAACTGGGTCTcgccttctatttttttttcgtcTCAATTCATCTCATCTGTAAAGAATAATTTGGACATAGTCAGTAGATACTATTTGTCGTATTCaatattgggttgaatggagggaaaaaaaaaaaaaaaagagtccgcCACTTTTGAAAATAAGGCACCTTAGGCAAAATTTGTCCGTCAACACATGCAAGACAAATTTGGTAtagaagaagtgaagaacaaTTCAGCAGCCACATCGACTTTACACTATTTCACTAATAATTTCcagacactttttttttctttctttcctttaaaTAACGAATTCTTGTGATATAAAGAGATGGTAAAATTGATATATCGAAGAAAACAAGACAAGGTCTGTCATTGTGGATCTCGAGAAGCAATGCAGGCCAATCTGGTATCGGGGGATAGTAATTTTTCAAACTAATTGTTGCATTGACTACGGTCTCGACACGAGAGCTGCCGCGTATTCTACACGATGTTGCCTTACTTCCTTAGTAGactaaatgaagaaaaaaagaagcatttTCGCTTGTTTTGAAGTTCTAATTTATTGATTACAGTCTACAAGCACTTCCTTCTACAGTTCTACAAGCAGTGGAATAATGATTTGGCTTGTATAAGCCTGGTTGGATCAGAATTCAGATGGCCGGACATCTCCTCCCGAATATCCTCTTCGACATTAAAAACAATGTTTAGGGATCTTAATTAACATAAACAGGCTCCTAATTAACTACTAACTTTGGTTAGATTCAATGTGTTGCTTTGTAGGAACTTTGTCCGAAATCAAGTATTCTACTTTTGCTTTTTATAACATTTTTCTTACCAGTTcgattgttttctttttcaattctttattagcaactagcaagataaCTGCATTGACCCGGATGTCATAACTCCCACTCCAATGTAATAATCATCAAGTTGCAAGCTTTGTTGGTCTCAATTATTTGGAAAGACAAAGAGGCAATCAAACACAATTATTGTTAGGAGAATGTGATCGGGGAGTGTCTATGTGCGTACAAGCACATCCATGAGTGTACGTGATTAACATACATGTTTGGAACCCGTCTAGCTAGGACCCATAAACTTAACCATGTATACTCACAAGTGTGCATATACGCACATAGACACTCCCTGATCATATTGATCTCCCAACAAGTATGTCCTACATTTTCTTGTCCCAAAATCCTTCCaatcaatttgaaagaaaatagCAACTCATTGAAAGGTACTACATTTATTTTGTGGATCAACCCAACTGAATTCAAGAAAACATTTACTCTAGCCAACTGTTTAATTAATCAACATTAAATCTGGATAAAGAATAATGGGTTTGTGGTCAGTTGACAAACAACGTAAAATATTGGCCACTTTTTAGATTGCTTCTCATAAAGGGCTAGCACTCTTTAACTACAATTTACGACAACCACTCCATGAGTATGTATGGACCTTGTGATGTAGAAGAGGTCAAGTGGGGCTCAAGAAGATTAGTTCTGACAAAgtttttatattataattagAACGAACGAACTGTGTGAAGTTAACGAAACCAAAAGTCCCATGAATTTGGCAGTTGTATTGGACGGACTGACCAGGTTTTAATATAATGAAACCAGAATTTTGAAGTCGCTGCAGTATCACGAAATGCGTGGGAGCCCCACGAGTCTCACGAGAAGTTGCCGGCACCAGCCATGCAGCATCCATCATCTACTCACACATGGCTCAACAACGAATTTATAATCCATATTTATGTAGAGAGACAAAGTTGAAAGCCCCCAAAAGAATTAGAGCAGTCTTACGgatcccaattttttttttgttccaatgATTTCAAATGTTGAGATAGACGCACACGATTTTATATAGATCATGTAAGACCCACAATTTCACTTGAATTATGTGCGTTCTTCTAAGGATggtatttttaaaagaaattataaaatgTTGGAAATGCAAGACCAACGGCTGCCCTAAAGACATAAAGCCCCATTcaacttctttcttttattgCACCGAAAATGCTGCCGTGTCCAAAACTTTGGAAAATCTCCTAATTAAGTTCTCTCAATTTCCGTGTTGACTTTTTACTATTTGCGTGTGTTGAGTTTTTATCATTCTCTCGATTTTCGTCTCCATGTATAAATACTTGCACCCCTCGGCTCTCCCCCCTCACAACTCCAAACAACAAGCCATCTTGGAAATTCATTCAAGTGAGTACGAGTTTCAGCCTTTTGTCTCTCTTTGTTAATTCTTCAATGGATATGGAGCATGAAATCGAGGTTCCTTCGCATTTTCTTTGTCCGATTTCACTTCAACTCATGAGAGATCCAGTGACAGTCTCAACCGGGATAACATACGATAGGGAAAGTATAGAGGAATGGTTATACTCATACAAGCACAACACATGTCCCGTAACCAAACAAGTGTTGTCGAGCGGCATAGATCTAACCCCGAACCACACTCTCCGCCGTCTGATCCAAGCGTGGTGCACTCTCAACGCCTCCTATGGAATCGAACGGATCCCAACTCCAAAGCCACCTGTTGACAAGATCCAAATAACCAAGCTCATCAACGAGGCCAAAAAGTTCCCTCACATGCAGCTCACGTGCGTCCAACAGCTCAGGTCGATTGCTCTCGAAAGTGAGCGGAACAGAAACTGCCTTGAATCTTCCGGTGCAGTCGAGTTCATGGTTTCAATCATGAAGAGGAATATTAATCAAGATCACGACAAGAATTTGAGCGATGAAGCGTTAGGTATTCTTTATCATCTCAAGCTCTCAGAAACTAAGTTGAAGAGTCTGGTAAAAAATGACGGACAATTCTTGGATTCTTTGGTAGAAGTACTGAAAAGTGGAAATTATAGGTGTCGAGCATGCGCTATAATGCTATTGAAGTCCATATTTGAAGTGGCGGATCCGGAAATTTTGATTAGGGTTAAACAAGAAATTTTTGGCGAGATAGTGGGTGTTTTACGAGACCAAATCTCTCATCAAGCATCCAAGGCTGCGCTGAAGCTTCTGGTTGAGATCTGTCCGTGGGGCAGAAACCGAATCAAAGCCGTCAGAGGCGGAGCGGTAGGGACGTTGATTGAGTTACTTCTTGAAGTGAAAGAAAGGAGGGAATGTGAACTGATTTTAGTTGTTTTGAATCAACTTTGCGAGTGCGCGGAGGGGCGTGCAGAGCTGATTAGTCATGGTGCGGGAATAGCGATAGTTTCGAAGAAAATATTGAGAGTTTCTCACTCGGCAAGTGATAGGGCAGTGAAGATTCTGAGCTCAATTTGTAGGTTTTCTGCGACTCCTAGGGTTCTTCAGGAAATGTTGCAAGTTGGTGTTGTGTCCAAGTTGTTTTTTGTGCTTCAAGTGGATGGCAGTTTGAAGACTAAAGATAGGGCAAGAGAGATGCTCAGATTGCATTCTAGGATTTGGAAGAATTCCCCTTGCATTCCTTCTCATATGGTGTCTTCTTATCCATCTTGTTGAGAAACAAGTGTTTTgttctttaattattttttcattctgGCCtcagatatatatgtatggatgGTGTATAAAACTCAATTGATTGTGACATATAAGATGTTGTTCTTAGTGGAAATAAGTTTTTTCCAATTATCAGCGGATGAGTCGTGGTTTGAGGTGAAATGTCACTCGAACTCATAGCTAGCTGATTCTCTCTTAAATGTGTTGAGACGCAATAGTTGACTGGATATTTGTGGTAAAGTGTTGTTTCTGTGCGGGCCGCGGTGCCTTGATAATTAGTTCAGGTCAAAATGTTATTGGTATTTTGGAATCAGCAAGCTTTACTGATCATTGTATCGTGCGTTGCAAATGATATAAACTTGTCATGGGAACTGTACGGAAATGCTGCTATATCCACATACACACAATCGTCGATCGTTCCATAATTTTGATAGGCTTTCCTTGTTTGTTTCATCAAGAAATTTAAGGGACCATTCGATCCTCCCTCTCCTAATCTTATCTCCAAAGTGGAATTCCTTCTGGTGTATTAATTTAGGTCGAATTAATTTGAACTACAtatggttgattttttttctataatcaAATAACTATGCCCGCTCCTCCCTTAGTAGACTTGAGATTGAGAAGCTTCTCAAGCAAAGAACACAATCTTCTTTGTTAAAACGTCTCCTTAACAATCATATATAGTACATGCATGTTAAGATAGAGGGTCCTGGTTGGGTCTTGAGCGATGGGTGTGTTCGGAGGGTTTTTTTTGTCTACGCGCTGAGGTTTGACCAAATTTATCCTGTCGTCAGAGGAAAAAATTCTGTATAGATGGTCCTGATAGCCCAAGTTTAGGCCTATATTAGATGTTTAAAGgaaaaatttgtatgatatcgttctcagatatgaaaaaaaaaaaaaaaaaaaaggtgctcCGAAGGTTTTGTTGgtgttttttcttgtttggtttggttctcatgttttcttctctcctttcttcttgtCGTGTAACCTCGGTTTTGCTCCATCTAAAGTCAGGGTTTCTAGATATTTTGGAGGCACCCTACTCCTTTAGAAAAAAAGTTGTTGAACAAAAggttatatgaaaaaaaaaataaaaaaaaagaacaacccAACAGACACGGTAATTAAACTAGAAAACTATAAGGTATTTCTTgcattatataattaattgattCTCACTTCAATTATGAGATTCAACGGTCCAGAAGATGAAAGTCGCACACCCAAAGTTTCTAAAAGTCAACAATTGCTGCTATGGCTCCAGGAGCCAATCAACTCTCTTTCCACATATACATATTGAGCACAGACAAAAGTCAAGATATAGAATTCAGTCAAGTATATGCGCTGCTCGAATGTTTGTTGCGATGAAACCTTTTATATTCTCTTCAATAACATCGATCTTGACGATGAAATCCGTCGATGTATAATGAAAAAAAGtagaatatgatttttttttaatacagtgCTAAGTGTAATAAATCGAATACTCGTGAGAATACTACATAAATACAATCCACATAATTCGAAGAGGTATTGTCCGCTCTAAACTAAAGGTTCGCACGATTTTTATTCTTAAAATGACCATCTTGATAGAAAGGATTTAATCTTTGCTTATTGACTATATTTGTCACTACCCTAACGTTGTGAGATACAAGTGTTAACAGAATGAGAGagtgattttttaaaataataggCGTTCAAAGCAAAACAATCGATGCAACGAAACTTCTAGATATATTCGAATGTAAATTATCTTTGTTTGTTTTCCTAGTCATACATTTTCTCATTGAACTTTTGTTAGCCAACCATGTTGGTGAATCAtgtttcaataaaaaaattgctTGAGACCCTAAAAAGTGATCTCAAAAGATTTTCTCAATTAATATTGAGTGTTGAATGTTAAGTGAGTCACACATGTATGTTTGTAATCAAcgattattttaatgccacataaatTTTGGGTTTTTCGGAAGTGATATTTTGGATATGTAGGGTTGTGTTTTAGTTATtgcatgaattttctttttaagttGACCAATTTACTGTGAACTTTGACTGGACAACCAATAATAGTTAATGCATCGGCAACATGGTGCGTGGTGGGCCGAAGAGGTAAATGTATGGGCCCATTTTACAACTTCAAGGAATTCAAACTTGCTTGTCGTGGCACTTCGGCCGGGAGAGCGAATATACGAAACCCATATCCGTCGCTAGTCGGGATATACTGAATTGACActaattttcttctttcattgtATACTTGGCTGCCTAAATAAATGTCTTCCAGATGCACCACAATCAAAGTCTAAATCCGTCGCTATTCGCCATTTTGACTACGACTGTTCAAAGTTCAACCAGCGACAGGCAAATGTAGTGTATGTCATGTAACTAAAGCTTTGTTTTAGTTGTAGACAGGGGGTGCAACGATCCGAGCCTTCGTGGAGCTCGGCTCATTAAGAGCTCGTTCGGTTAGTTTAATAAGTCGAGTTCGAATAGCACATTTCTAAATTCGTTTTTGTGCATCGCCCAAGCTCGAACATGAGAACGTTTGACTTGTTAATTTACGTTTGTAACACAAACTCGCTAAATATTCGCGAGATAGCTAGCTCGTTTGTAGTTCATGAACAAACTCTTACAGGTTTATGTAATTGTGTGTTATATTGTCCGTCAATTTGCTCGTTACCTTACTCGTGAATGTGCCCGTGAACACGTTCGTCTAtgttttaccaaacaaaactcGTGAACTTTTTTATGAACAAAACTTGAGCTTGTTTACTTGAATGAGCTGGTACATTTAAACAATTAAATGAGTTGGGATCAAAGAACAACTTTAAAGctccttaaaagctcaactcgAGCTCAAACTCGTTAAAAATTTAACCAACCGAATACGAATACCCTTAAAGTCGGCTCGGCTCATTTACACCCCTAGAATGTAGACAATAGGCTTGGACGAAGGTGTGCCCTTTTACAATtactttaaaacaatgaatgtTCGTATTTAACCAAAGCTtacaattattttgtttttcctccTCACATCAGCAACAGGCCAGGCCACTGGATCAATAGGGCGGTAACTATATAGTATATGGACCCAGTTGGACTGGGCTTAGTGTAAGGCATTTTATGGGGCAAAACCGCAAAACTAAATCCAGTTGTGAAATTTGGAGAGCCCAAATAACTCAGCTCAGTATCAGGCCCACTAAATAACATTCGACCCGAAACAGTAAATACAGTTATTGATTGATTGGTTTATTTTGAGCCATTCCGAGCCAACTACACCCTAATTCTGCTAAACCCTTGTTTTGTTCACGATTTTTCAAATTTCGCTGTGTGTGTGAAGCGGCAGAAACGACGAGAAAAACTATGAAGGCAAGCTATAAGCGGCTGAAAGGAAGCGAGAGTTTCGACAAAGGCTGGTATTAGCGACACTCTCGGCTACTCCGATCGTTATCGGGGACATTCGCGCTGAAGAGACATGGCCTGGACTCCGTCCGCACGAAGTCTCTCTCCTCCGCCTCCTTGAGCGTGATGCAAGCAAAGACAGATCTGGAATGGTGTTCAAGAAACAAACCCACAACGCTATTATAGATATGGCAAGATCAGAGAACAACCCAGAAAATATATCGGTATCTGATTACAACAGGAAATAACTGAGAATCACTCCCAGGTGTAGAGAATCACTCTCCACAAGAAGATAAACACAACTAGAATCACTCCAGCTGGAACTAGGACTAGGAAATAACAGGTAAAATAAAGACAAGTTTATCACAACTCCAAAGTGCCTTTCTCCAACGCCTGCTGTCTTAATAAAGCCAAAACCAAAAGTTTAATAAAGCCAAAACCAAAAGTCTCTAAAGGTGGGTCGATCACATGGGCTAGGCATCACAAGTTGTAGTTAGGCCCCACTGAGGAATTGCACCAATTCCCTCCCCGTCTGAAGAAATCAGCTCTGATGATGAACCAGTCACAAACCGCTCTAGGAGACCAGGGTAGGAGGATTGTAGTTGAGCTGCGGTCAACCAAGATGCCTCCGATAATGGTTTGTCACGCCAGGAAACTAGAAACTTATCGTACCCACCACGACGGGTTGACACAAATTGATGGTCCATAATGGCAGCGGGTCCCTCCTCTGGCTCTTGGTGCGATGGAACATTGGGTATAGGGGGGTCCTCCTCTGTTGGGGGAGTGCAAGCTGTGAGATCCTCCACATTAAAGATGGGGCTGATTTtcagagcattagggagatccACGAGATAAGCATTGGATCCCAAACGTTGTTTGACTTGGTAGGGGCCAGCACGTCGCGCGTGTAATTTATGGTAGGATCCTGGTGAGAAGCGCTCTGCACGAAG belongs to Tripterygium wilfordii isolate XIE 37 chromosome 2, ASM1340144v1, whole genome shotgun sequence and includes:
- the LOC120006171 gene encoding E3 ubiquitin-protein ligase PUB23-like, yielding MDMEHEIEVPSHFLCPISLQLMRDPVTVSTGITYDRESIEEWLYSYKHNTCPVTKQVLSSGIDLTPNHTLRRLIQAWCTLNASYGIERIPTPKPPVDKIQITKLINEAKKFPHMQLTCVQQLRSIALESERNRNCLESSGAVEFMVSIMKRNINQDHDKNLSDEALGILYHLKLSETKLKSLVKNDGQFLDSLVEVLKSGNYRCRACAIMLLKSIFEVADPEILIRVKQEIFGEIVGVLRDQISHQASKAALKLLVEICPWGRNRIKAVRGGAVGTLIELLLEVKERRECELILVVLNQLCECAEGRAELISHGAGIAIVSKKILRVSHSASDRAVKILSSICRFSATPRVLQEMLQVGVVSKLFFVLQVDGSLKTKDRAREMLRLHSRIWKNSPCIPSHMVSSYPSC